In Lentibacillus amyloliquefaciens, one DNA window encodes the following:
- a CDS encoding dipeptidase — protein sequence MTTHPIFDGHNDTLLRLQMSNAPSFFTESSAGHIDLPRAQKSGLGGGFFAVFTPNENDNAGPEDHLTENGYDVPLPSPISQERALDFTNALAARLFKLESEARGQLKVVRTAEELKHCLQNDIMAAIFHIEGAEAIDTNFDALHVLYQAGLRSLGIVWSRPNAYGEGVPFRYPSSPDTGPGLTDDGKALVRECNKLGIMIDTTHLNEKGFWDVAAITEAPLVATHSNAHTISPIARNLTDNQLEAIAESNGVAGINYAVNMLREDGGLETDISLDKIVRHVAYIAEKFGVDHVALGSDFDGTSVPDSLKDVTGLPNLLERLKAHGFHDDELQKITHGNWVRVLEETWK from the coding sequence ATGACAACTCATCCAATTTTCGACGGGCATAACGATACACTTCTAAGACTTCAAATGTCAAATGCCCCGTCATTTTTCACCGAAAGTTCGGCCGGTCACATCGATCTTCCCCGTGCTCAGAAAAGTGGTCTTGGGGGCGGTTTTTTCGCAGTCTTCACACCTAATGAAAACGACAATGCCGGACCGGAAGATCACCTCACCGAAAATGGCTATGATGTACCGCTGCCTTCGCCAATAAGTCAGGAAAGGGCGCTTGATTTCACGAACGCATTGGCAGCCCGTTTATTTAAGCTTGAATCTGAAGCTCGTGGTCAGTTAAAGGTCGTCAGGACAGCTGAGGAACTAAAACATTGTCTCCAAAATGACATTATGGCCGCCATTTTCCATATTGAAGGCGCTGAAGCGATTGACACTAACTTCGATGCCCTTCACGTGCTTTATCAGGCAGGGCTTCGGTCGCTCGGCATCGTCTGGAGCCGGCCAAACGCTTATGGTGAAGGCGTACCTTTCCGCTATCCATCTTCCCCTGACACGGGGCCCGGACTTACTGATGACGGGAAAGCACTTGTCCGTGAATGTAATAAACTTGGCATTATGATCGATACCACGCATCTCAATGAAAAAGGGTTCTGGGATGTTGCCGCCATCACGGAGGCACCGCTTGTGGCAACCCATTCCAATGCCCACACGATCAGTCCGATTGCCCGGAACCTGACCGATAACCAGCTCGAAGCGATCGCCGAGTCTAATGGTGTTGCCGGGATTAACTATGCTGTTAACATGCTTCGGGAAGACGGCGGTCTTGAAACCGACATATCACTCGATAAAATAGTCCGGCACGTTGCCTATATCGCTGAGAAATTCGGAGTCGATCATGTCGCACTAGGCTCTGATTTTGACGGTACTAGTGTTCCTGATTCATTAAAAGATGTCACAGGCCTGCCAAACCTGCTTGAACGCTTGAAAGCCCACGGATTTCATGATGACGAGCTGCAGAAAATCACACATGGCAACTGGGTGCGTGTTTTGGAAGAGACGTGGAAGTAA
- a CDS encoding flavodoxin domain-containing protein: MAKVLVLYASLTGSTEIMAEEMTEHLKSNGHEVDHKSFDLDPIEPNRLEEFDSILFGSYSWDDDIPFEVEDFYFDLDEVDLTGKTVGVFGSCDAYYDIYGPAIDTLAAKAKERGAAVYEEKFKFELEPDDKDIEHGTGFADAVLNLK; the protein is encoded by the coding sequence ATGGCAAAAGTCTTAGTATTATACGCAAGTCTGACAGGCAGCACTGAAATCATGGCTGAAGAGATGACCGAGCATTTGAAATCAAACGGCCATGAGGTGGACCATAAATCGTTTGACCTCGATCCGATCGAACCAAACCGCCTGGAAGAGTTTGACAGCATCCTGTTTGGCTCCTATTCATGGGATGATGATATTCCATTTGAAGTGGAAGATTTCTATTTCGACTTGGATGAGGTTGATTTAACTGGAAAAACAGTTGGCGTCTTCGGCTCGTGCGATGCCTATTACGATATATACGGCCCTGCAATTGATACGCTTGCAGCAAAAGCAAAAGAGCGTGGTGCAGCCGTTTACGAGGAAAAGTTCAAATTCGAACTAGAACCGGATGATAAAGATATTGAGCACGGCACCGGATTTGCAGATGCTGTGTTGAATCTTAAGTAA
- a CDS encoding 2-hydroxyacid dehydrogenase, with the protein MKKKIVAYNRVEQPVLDDLKEKYDVGFFKNIDTKKDPEFLEHLSEAEGIIGLETPVDRELLDNAPNLKVISNVSVGYNNLELNEMTKRKVMGTNTPGILTDTVADAVFSILTATARRIPELDNFVKNGHWQAEAIGEEHYGINIHHKTLGIIGMGRIGKAIAQRGHFGFDMDILYHSRSRKPDAEEAYSAGYRNLDELLQESDFVCMITPLTKETEGMIGKREFQLMKQSAIFINGSRGKTIVEKDLIEALENGDITAAGLDVFAREPVEPDNPLLKMNNVVTTPHMGSSTHETELAMSELAAQNLEAGINDEKPPNLVNPESWEKK; encoded by the coding sequence TTGAAGAAGAAAATTGTGGCATACAACCGGGTAGAACAGCCGGTTCTGGATGATCTGAAAGAAAAATATGATGTCGGTTTTTTCAAAAACATCGACACCAAAAAGGATCCTGAATTTTTGGAACATCTCAGTGAGGCAGAAGGAATTATCGGACTAGAAACGCCTGTTGACCGTGAATTGCTTGATAACGCTCCGAATCTGAAAGTCATCAGCAATGTCTCGGTCGGATACAACAACCTGGAATTGAATGAAATGACAAAACGGAAAGTTATGGGAACCAACACACCGGGAATCCTCACTGACACAGTGGCAGACGCCGTGTTCAGCATACTTACAGCAACTGCCAGACGCATTCCGGAACTGGACAACTTTGTCAAAAATGGTCATTGGCAGGCTGAAGCAATCGGAGAAGAACACTATGGCATTAATATTCATCACAAAACACTCGGCATCATCGGCATGGGACGAATCGGAAAAGCCATTGCCCAGCGGGGACATTTTGGCTTTGACATGGATATTTTATATCACAGCCGAAGTCGGAAGCCGGATGCTGAAGAAGCTTATTCCGCAGGCTATCGCAATCTTGATGAGCTGCTGCAGGAATCCGATTTTGTCTGTATGATCACCCCGCTGACAAAGGAAACGGAAGGTATGATCGGAAAACGGGAATTTCAGCTGATGAAACAATCGGCTATTTTCATTAACGGATCGCGCGGCAAAACCATTGTGGAGAAAGATCTGATTGAAGCACTCGAAAATGGGGACATCACCGCAGCCGGTCTTGATGTATTTGCGAGGGAGCCGGTTGAGCCGGATAACCCGCTCTTAAAAATGAATAATGTGGTCACAACCCCGCACATGGGCTCGTCCACACATGAAACCGAGCTTGCCATGTCAGAGCTTGCCGCCCAAAACCTTGAAGCCGGCATAAACGATGAGAAGCCGCCCAATCTGGTTAATCCTGAATCATGGGAGAAAAAATAA
- a CDS encoding M24 family metallopeptidase, whose product MLAFPISEFHERLNQTKRRMAEAGVDLLMVTDPANMNYLTGYDAWSFYVHQMLIVTLDEEQPIWIGRGQDANAALHTTWLEENRIISYGDDYIQSSVKHPMDFICDVLKLNNYDKKIIAVEMDAYYFTAKNYVRLTEGLPDAIFKDGTNMVNWVRIIKSDREIAYLKQASRISENAMQVAFDMINEGVRECDVVAEISHAQISGTEDFGGDYPSIVPLLPTGEKTSAAHLTWSDDRFRDGDPVIIELAGVYRRYHSPLARTAVIGRPSEDMQYVSDVVLDGINTTLNAVRPGITCGELEGVWRSVIEKSGIRKESRMGYSVGLNYPPDWGEHTASLRPEDQTVLEPNMTFHLIPGIWMEKMGVEISESFRVTETGCEVLAEFPRELMIKPNIRLA is encoded by the coding sequence GTGTTGGCATTTCCTATTTCTGAATTTCATGAACGATTGAACCAAACAAAACGCAGGATGGCTGAGGCCGGGGTTGACTTGCTGATGGTAACAGACCCGGCTAACATGAACTATTTGACAGGGTATGACGCATGGTCTTTTTATGTCCATCAAATGCTTATCGTGACCCTTGATGAAGAACAGCCGATTTGGATTGGACGCGGTCAGGATGCAAACGCAGCGCTTCATACGACATGGCTGGAGGAGAATCGTATCATTTCATACGGTGATGATTATATTCAGTCGTCTGTGAAACATCCAATGGACTTTATATGTGACGTTTTAAAACTGAATAACTATGATAAGAAGATAATAGCAGTTGAAATGGATGCATATTATTTTACGGCTAAAAATTATGTGCGGTTAACAGAAGGTCTTCCGGATGCCATCTTTAAAGACGGGACAAATATGGTTAACTGGGTGCGCATTATAAAATCTGACCGTGAAATTGCCTATCTTAAACAAGCTTCACGAATTTCGGAAAATGCTATGCAAGTTGCGTTTGATATGATTAATGAGGGTGTCAGAGAATGTGATGTTGTTGCAGAAATATCCCATGCACAAATCAGCGGCACCGAAGATTTTGGCGGAGATTACCCGTCGATTGTTCCGCTCTTGCCGACCGGGGAAAAGACATCAGCGGCTCATCTGACCTGGTCTGATGACAGATTCAGAGATGGCGACCCTGTCATAATCGAATTGGCTGGTGTGTACCGCCGTTACCATTCACCGCTTGCACGGACAGCTGTGATAGGCCGCCCGTCAGAGGATATGCAGTACGTTTCGGATGTCGTCCTGGATGGCATCAATACAACACTTAATGCGGTCCGCCCCGGCATAACATGCGGAGAGCTTGAAGGGGTCTGGCGCAGTGTGATTGAAAAAAGCGGCATTCGAAAGGAGTCGAGGATGGGTTATTCGGTAGGGCTTAATTATCCGCCTGACTGGGGTGAGCATACAGCGAGCCTTAGACCTGAAGACCAGACAGTTTTGGAACCGAACATGACCTTTCATCTGATTCCGGGCATCTGGATGGAAAAAATGGGTGTGGAGATCAGTGAATCATTCCGTGTGACTGAAACAGGCTGCGAAGTTCTTGCCGAATTTCCGCGTGAACTCATGATCAAACCGAACATTCGGCTGGCATGA
- a CDS encoding sodium:calcium antiporter encodes MVFVWFLLAAALTVYTALKLSVYADVISEKTAMGGMIVGTILLAGATSLPEVTTSFSAVIIDNIDIAVGNMLGSNLFNVFILAAFDLYYRRHRLFHLASSNHKYTALLGLLLMILVSAALIAGIDFTIFGIGADALVIMLVYIAGMAVISKMPSPEVTEQEAKAVTDGPAEKQDISIKHAVIGFIIAAIFILGAGTLLSITGDKIAVVTGMGSSFVGSFLIAATTSLPEGVSVFSALRLKNVNLAIGAILGSNMLNMFILAASDVVYQKGSIFTDGSGSHLLTAIGGSLLVAVIIWAFMRRRSPSLWSYSIPSIITVIGYFIVQYLIFHS; translated from the coding sequence TTGGTATTTGTCTGGTTTCTTTTAGCAGCTGCACTAACCGTCTATACAGCATTAAAACTATCTGTTTATGCTGACGTAATCAGTGAAAAGACGGCAATGGGCGGCATGATTGTCGGGACAATCCTCCTGGCGGGGGCGACGTCCTTGCCGGAAGTGACGACAAGTTTTTCAGCTGTCATTATTGATAATATTGATATTGCCGTTGGAAATATGCTTGGTTCGAATCTTTTTAATGTGTTCATTTTAGCTGCATTTGATTTATATTACAGGAGGCACAGATTATTTCATCTGGCAAGCAGCAATCACAAATACACGGCTTTACTCGGATTGCTTCTGATGATTTTAGTGTCTGCGGCGCTGATTGCCGGAATCGATTTTACTATTTTTGGAATTGGTGCTGATGCACTTGTGATAATGCTGGTCTACATAGCTGGGATGGCGGTGATCAGTAAGATGCCGTCACCCGAGGTAACTGAACAGGAAGCAAAAGCAGTAACCGATGGACCGGCTGAGAAGCAAGATATTTCGATCAAACATGCCGTCATCGGATTTATCATTGCTGCTATTTTTATACTTGGAGCCGGGACACTTCTCTCAATAACAGGTGATAAAATTGCTGTTGTGACAGGGATGGGGTCCAGTTTTGTGGGCAGTTTCCTGATTGCAGCAACAACCTCGCTGCCTGAAGGGGTCTCTGTCTTTTCAGCTTTACGTTTAAAAAATGTCAATTTGGCAATCGGTGCCATTCTCGGCAGCAATATGCTGAATATGTTCATACTGGCGGCTTCAGATGTTGTTTATCAAAAGGGTTCGATTTTTACCGATGGGTCCGGTTCGCACTTGTTAACAGCCATCGGTGGCTCACTGCTTGTCGCTGTCATCATTTGGGCGTTTATGCGAAGACGTTCACCATCCCTTTGGAGCTACAGCATTCCTTCCATCATAACGGTTATCGGCTATTTTATTGTACAGTATCTGATATTTCATAGTTAA
- a CDS encoding PfkB family carbohydrate kinase yields MGGGDAFTAGILHGIASGMSPAEAVEFGTASGVLKHMVYGDHNQYTADEINTFMENHGSDVSR; encoded by the coding sequence ATAGGCGGGGGCGATGCGTTTACAGCCGGTATTTTACACGGGATAGCATCCGGCATGAGCCCTGCTGAGGCGGTTGAGTTCGGCACTGCCTCAGGCGTTTTGAAGCATATGGTATATGGGGATCATAATCAGTACACAGCAGATGAAATCAATACATTTATGGAAAATCACGGTTCAGATGTCAGCAGATAA
- a CDS encoding aliphatic sulfonate ABC transporter substrate-binding protein, protein MRKFLGLLAISIILILAACGGGSSEASGNNDSESETVTIGYFPNLNHAPAMVAKQKEMYKDHLGENVNIEYQTFPDGATFMKALAAGEIEGGLVGPGPAMNSFISGVEAQIIGASSTGGTVIVSRDGSGIKSWEDVEGKTFISPRVGCTHNVQFETYMKERGITSERTGGSMKHVTGEPARYQSMFENGDVDVATAPEPWASVMEAEVDANVVIPTSEISFGKTLPAAVMVTSDDMVENNSEQVQKLVDAHKEAVQYINDNPDEAIDITIDGIAEITDQQLEKSVMENAWERTNFTYEVNADVIQEFGNSSHDLQFLKEKPDFEGFVNKTFIQ, encoded by the coding sequence TTGAGAAAATTTTTAGGACTTCTGGCAATTAGTATAATCTTGATTCTTGCCGCATGTGGTGGCGGCAGCAGTGAGGCTTCAGGCAATAATGATAGTGAAAGTGAAACGGTTACGATTGGCTACTTCCCTAATTTGAACCACGCACCGGCGATGGTTGCCAAACAAAAAGAAATGTATAAGGATCATCTCGGCGAAAATGTCAACATCGAATATCAAACATTTCCTGACGGTGCCACATTTATGAAAGCATTGGCAGCCGGTGAAATCGAAGGCGGACTTGTCGGACCGGGGCCTGCCATGAACAGCTTCATTTCCGGAGTGGAGGCGCAGATTATCGGCGCATCTTCCACCGGCGGGACCGTGATTGTTTCCCGTGACGGGAGCGGAATTAAATCCTGGGAAGACGTTGAAGGCAAAACATTCATTTCACCTCGTGTCGGGTGCACGCACAATGTTCAATTCGAAACCTATATGAAGGAAAGAGGCATCACCTCTGAACGCACCGGCGGCTCTATGAAACATGTAACCGGTGAACCGGCACGCTATCAGTCAATGTTTGAAAATGGCGATGTGGATGTCGCCACAGCACCTGAACCATGGGCATCCGTCATGGAAGCAGAAGTAGATGCCAACGTTGTCATTCCAACCAGTGAGATTTCGTTTGGCAAAACGCTGCCGGCAGCTGTTATGGTTACATCCGATGACATGGTTGAAAACAACAGTGAACAGGTCCAAAAATTAGTTGATGCCCATAAAGAAGCCGTTCAATATATTAACGACAACCCTGACGAAGCGATTGATATTACCATCGACGGCATTGCTGAGATCACAGATCAGCAACTGGAAAAAAGCGTCATGGAGAACGCCTGGGAACGCACCAACTTCACGTATGAAGTCAATGCAGACGTCATCCAGGAATTCGGTAATTCATCCCATGACCTGCAATTCCTGAAAGAAAAGCCTGACTTTGAAGGATTTGTAAATAAAACGTTTATTCAGTAA
- the gabT gene encoding 4-aminobutyrate--2-oxoglutarate transaminase, with the protein MSKKFANVKTNLPGPKAKEILDRRHNIVPGGVSYGVPTFVDTAKGALLKDVDGNQFIDFAGAIGVNNVGHSHDNVVSALQDQAEKYIHTGFNVMMYDPYIEFAEKLAELAPGSFDKKVMFLNSGAEANENAIKVARKYTERQAVVSFTGGFHGRTLMTMSMTAKVKPYKFEYGPFAPEVYHAPFPYNYRRPESMSEDAYADYLLKQVEDFFITEVDPSQVAAFIMEPVQGESGFIIPNKKFVQGVYELCKQHGILFIADEIQTGFGRTGKYFAMEHFGVEPDLVTVSKSMAAGLPISGVIGRQEVMDGTGAGELGGTYCGSPLGCRAGLAVLEVMEEENLNGRGAAIGQKVMEKFSTMYDRFDAIGDYRGLGAMCALEFVKDRSSKEPDKEMAPQVLKEARERGLIALKAGVYDNVVRLLMPLVITDEQLEEGLDILEEAIEAATASVKV; encoded by the coding sequence ATGAGTAAAAAATTTGCTAATGTCAAAACCAATCTGCCGGGACCAAAGGCCAAAGAAATTCTCGACCGCAGACATAACATTGTGCCCGGTGGTGTCAGCTATGGTGTGCCGACATTTGTGGATACGGCGAAGGGTGCACTCCTGAAAGACGTTGACGGGAATCAGTTCATTGATTTTGCAGGTGCAATCGGTGTCAATAATGTTGGGCATAGCCATGATAATGTTGTAAGCGCTTTACAAGATCAGGCTGAAAAGTATATTCATACAGGTTTCAATGTCATGATGTACGACCCGTATATTGAATTTGCGGAGAAACTGGCAGAACTTGCGCCAGGCAGTTTTGACAAGAAGGTCATGTTTCTGAACAGCGGGGCAGAAGCTAACGAAAACGCGATTAAAGTTGCGCGTAAATATACGGAACGTCAGGCTGTCGTTTCATTTACCGGTGGCTTTCATGGACGCACATTGATGACAATGTCAATGACAGCTAAAGTGAAGCCATACAAATTTGAATATGGTCCGTTTGCTCCGGAAGTATATCATGCGCCGTTTCCGTATAATTATCGCCGGCCGGAGTCAATGAGTGAAGATGCCTATGCAGATTATTTATTGAAACAAGTAGAAGATTTCTTCATTACAGAAGTTGATCCGAGTCAGGTGGCCGCCTTCATAATGGAGCCTGTACAGGGCGAGAGCGGTTTTATCATTCCAAATAAAAAGTTCGTCCAAGGGGTATATGAATTGTGCAAACAGCATGGCATCCTGTTTATTGCTGATGAAATCCAGACAGGGTTTGGCCGGACCGGCAAGTATTTTGCAATGGAGCACTTCGGTGTTGAACCTGATCTGGTTACTGTTTCCAAATCGATGGCTGCCGGGCTGCCGATCAGCGGTGTCATTGGACGCCAGGAAGTAATGGATGGTACAGGAGCCGGTGAATTGGGCGGCACATACTGCGGAAGTCCACTTGGCTGCCGTGCAGGCTTGGCAGTGCTGGAAGTCATGGAAGAAGAAAACTTGAATGGTCGCGGCGCTGCAATTGGCCAAAAGGTCATGGAAAAATTCAGCACCATGTATGACCGGTTTGACGCGATTGGTGATTATCGCGGACTTGGCGCTATGTGTGCGCTTGAGTTTGTCAAAGACCGAAGCAGTAAAGAACCGGATAAAGAGATGGCACCCCAGGTATTGAAAGAGGCACGTGAACGTGGGCTGATTGCGCTGAAAGCAGGTGTTTATGATAATGTCGTTCGTTTGTTGATGCCGCTTGTGATTACCGATGAGCAGCTTGAGGAAGGACTTGATATTCTGGAAGAGGCGATTGAAGCGGCAACAGCAAGTGTGAAGGTTTAA
- a CDS encoding GntR family transcriptional regulator, which translates to MQKPLSELIADELKQKIWNEEIQLGERLLETDLAESYDVSRSTIREALKILESEELVVSQARKGTYVADFTNQDINEMIELRTLLESHAFTQAINRLESHHTKDLEAIVDEMKQKADEKDWNGLFDLDMKFHSYVVGLCGNTRIIKIYDSLQVQIRTFLMHLDRYYSSTQAFYNEHKQLLEALVSNDVHIVNDRVREHIEYVETKLLGQSSDIEFKEV; encoded by the coding sequence ATGCAAAAACCATTAAGTGAGCTGATTGCTGATGAACTGAAGCAGAAGATCTGGAATGAAGAAATTCAGCTTGGTGAACGGCTGCTGGAAACAGATCTGGCGGAAAGTTATGATGTCAGCCGCAGCACAATCAGGGAAGCTCTGAAGATCCTTGAAAGTGAAGAGCTCGTTGTCAGCCAAGCACGAAAAGGAACTTACGTAGCTGATTTCACCAATCAAGATATTAATGAAATGATTGAATTGCGGACGCTTCTCGAATCACATGCCTTTACGCAAGCGATAAACCGCCTTGAATCGCATCATACGAAGGATTTGGAAGCAATCGTAGACGAGATGAAACAAAAGGCAGATGAAAAAGACTGGAACGGCTTATTTGATTTGGATATGAAGTTTCATAGTTATGTAGTCGGTTTATGCGGGAATACAAGAATCATAAAGATATATGATTCACTTCAGGTGCAAATCAGAACATTTCTGATGCATCTTGACAGGTACTACTCAAGCACACAGGCATTTTATAATGAGCACAAACAATTGCTGGAAGCATTAGTCTCGAATGACGTGCATATTGTGAATGATAGAGTCAGAGAGCATATCGAATATGTCGAGACTAAACTGCTTGGGCAAAGTAGTGATATAGAATTTAAGGAGGTATGA
- a CDS encoding DMT family transporter: MNKKTFILAFMTIIIWGSTFAAIRASLHGGYSSGHLVLTRFLIASGAFALYALLPGTKFGLPKKEDLIKILVLGWIGITVYHTGITFGEQTVGAGATAMIVASAPIFTAIIAIFALNEYPSFFGWIGLGIGFIGIFLITLGTTGSGFSLSSGALLIVIATIATSIFFVFQKTLLPKYRPVELTAYFTWAGTLPLLIFSPGLFDTIQGATLEAHLAAIYVGVFPAAIAYVLWAVALSSGKAGAVTSMMYIEPVFAILVAWVWLKELPSLLSVAGGVIAISSVLLVNIFERRRRTAN; the protein is encoded by the coding sequence TTGAATAAAAAAACATTTATCTTAGCGTTCATGACAATCATTATTTGGGGATCCACATTCGCTGCCATTCGTGCAAGTCTTCATGGCGGATACAGCTCGGGGCACTTGGTGCTGACAAGATTTTTGATCGCATCAGGTGCGTTCGCGCTTTACGCTTTATTACCGGGCACGAAATTCGGCTTGCCGAAAAAGGAAGATCTGATTAAAATCCTGGTGCTCGGATGGATTGGCATCACCGTTTATCACACTGGTATTACGTTCGGTGAGCAGACTGTAGGAGCCGGTGCGACAGCCATGATTGTTGCATCAGCGCCGATATTTACGGCGATCATTGCGATTTTTGCGTTAAATGAATATCCGAGTTTTTTCGGCTGGATCGGTCTTGGCATTGGGTTTATCGGAATTTTTCTGATTACACTCGGTACAACTGGCTCAGGATTCAGTTTGTCATCGGGGGCGCTGCTGATTGTCATCGCGACGATAGCCACATCGATCTTTTTTGTGTTTCAAAAAACGCTGCTTCCCAAGTATCGGCCGGTTGAATTAACGGCCTATTTCACCTGGGCGGGGACGTTGCCGCTCTTAATTTTTTCACCCGGGCTGTTTGATACTATACAAGGAGCGACGCTTGAGGCCCATTTAGCAGCCATCTATGTTGGTGTTTTCCCTGCCGCTATTGCTTACGTCCTGTGGGCTGTTGCGCTTTCTTCAGGCAAAGCCGGCGCAGTGACAAGTATGATGTATATTGAACCGGTCTTTGCGATCCTTGTTGCCTGGGTTTGGTTAAAAGAGTTGCCGAGTCTGCTGTCAGTCGCAGGCGGAGTGATTGCCATTTCGAGTGTTCTTTTGGTGAATATATTTGAACGGAGGCGGCGGACAGCCAATTAG
- a CDS encoding ABC transporter permease codes for MPVIIKRIIFFATLLLIWHGIYLLGIWPESMIPSPLTVAETIYAGFSDMTLVYDIVASFRHLFIGLAISLVIGTLLGVLLAKVKTADETLGTMILALQSVPSIVWVPLAIIWFGFTEASIIFVVVIGGTFVMTMNMRIGIKNVAPIYMQAARTMGSKGMDLFFKVVVPASIPHAVTGVRLAWAFSWRALMAGEMLSTGPGLGYTLSYASDFNNMSLVIGIIIIIGVIGSIVDQLVFQRIENKVLRRWGMGEAA; via the coding sequence ATGCCGGTAATTATTAAACGCATTATATTTTTTGCGACTCTTCTTTTAATTTGGCACGGGATCTATCTGCTCGGCATCTGGCCCGAGTCCATGATTCCAAGCCCGTTGACAGTTGCTGAAACAATCTATGCCGGCTTTAGTGACATGACACTTGTCTATGATATCGTAGCCAGTTTCCGGCATCTTTTCATCGGACTCGCTATTTCACTGGTGATCGGGACACTGCTCGGTGTACTGCTTGCCAAAGTGAAGACAGCGGACGAAACCCTCGGCACGATGATTTTAGCCCTGCAAAGTGTTCCGAGCATAGTCTGGGTACCGCTCGCCATCATCTGGTTTGGCTTTACCGAAGCATCAATCATTTTTGTTGTTGTTATCGGCGGAACATTTGTCATGACAATGAATATGCGCATCGGCATCAAAAATGTCGCCCCAATTTATATGCAGGCAGCACGCACGATGGGTTCAAAGGGTATGGATTTATTTTTCAAAGTCGTTGTCCCGGCATCCATTCCACATGCTGTAACCGGCGTTCGGCTGGCATGGGCATTCAGCTGGCGTGCATTGATGGCCGGCGAAATGCTGAGTACCGGTCCGGGATTGGGCTATACACTCAGCTATGCGTCCGATTTTAACAACATGAGTCTCGTAATTGGAATCATTATCATTATTGGCGTAATTGGTTCCATTGTCGACCAGCTTGTATTCCAGCGGATTGAAAATAAAGTACTCAGACGCTGGGGAATGGGAGAAGCAGCTTAA
- a CDS encoding ABC transporter ATP-binding protein: MYLDISNIAKSFQRDDEQPLQALENINLDINEGEFISLLGPSGCGKSTLLSIIAGLSKPSSGSVSLENKEITEPGPDKSMVFQEPALFPWMSVKENVTFPLRKRLNKNEQEQAAAYYLKMVHLSQFSDNYPHELSGGMQQRVAIARALAMDSGLLLMDEPFGALDEQTRQVLQEEVEKIWLDTKKTIVFVTHSIREAIKLSDRVMIMSARPGTIISDFKVDLERPRQQQDMAKMEEDVMAILKTEIENVMKEELQYAGNY; encoded by the coding sequence ATGTACCTGGACATCAGCAACATCGCCAAATCATTCCAGCGAGACGATGAGCAGCCGCTTCAGGCTTTAGAAAATATTAATTTGGACATTAATGAAGGTGAATTTATATCATTACTGGGCCCATCCGGCTGTGGTAAATCAACTTTGCTGTCAATCATTGCAGGACTGTCGAAGCCCTCATCAGGTTCGGTCAGTTTGGAAAATAAAGAGATCACAGAGCCCGGTCCGGATAAAAGCATGGTATTTCAGGAACCTGCATTATTTCCATGGATGTCTGTAAAAGAAAATGTCACCTTTCCATTGCGGAAAAGACTGAACAAAAATGAACAGGAGCAGGCAGCTGCATATTACCTGAAAATGGTCCATCTCAGCCAGTTTTCCGACAATTACCCGCACGAACTTTCCGGAGGGATGCAGCAGCGTGTTGCGATTGCAAGAGCTCTCGCAATGGATTCCGGACTGCTCCTTATGGATGAACCATTCGGTGCACTCGATGAACAAACGCGCCAGGTATTGCAGGAAGAGGTTGAAAAAATATGGCTCGACACGAAAAAGACGATCGTATTTGTCACACACAGCATCCGGGAAGCTATTAAACTATCAGATCGTGTTATGATCATGAGCGCACGACCGGGAACAATCATTTCGGACTTCAAAGTTGATCTTGAACGACCGCGGCAGCAGCAGGATATGGCCAAAATGGAAGAAGATGTCATGGCTATTTTGAAAACAGAGATTGAAAACGTCATGAAAGAGGAGTTGCAATATGCCGGTAATTATTAA